The proteins below are encoded in one region of Drosophila santomea strain STO CAGO 1482 chromosome 3R, Prin_Dsan_1.1, whole genome shotgun sequence:
- the LOC120451890 gene encoding 60S ribosomal protein L10a-2 translates to MVSKVSRDTIYVAVKNILQNSQATGPDCLNTVELQIGLKDYDPERCKRFHGSVLLHHLAVPQLKVCVFGDQEHCFKAKTIGVDCLDVEALKKLNKDPKLTKKLSKSYDVFLASESIIKQIPRILGPGLTNAGKFLTPLSHAESMSTKIEILATKKLHMKRMECLSVNVGHVDMFPEELARNIATSINFLVSLLKDNWQNVRSLHIKSSLGVTHRLY, encoded by the coding sequence ATGGTGTCGAAAGTTTCGCGTGATACGATTTACGTAGCTGTCAAAAACATCCTGCAGAACTCACAGGCCACAGGACCAGACTGCCTGAACACAGTGGAGCTGCAGATTGGGCTCAAGGACTACGATCCTGAAAGGTGCAAGCGCTTCCACGGAAGTGTACTACTACATCACCTGGCGGTTCCACAGCTCAAGGTCTGCGTCTTCGGGGATCAGGAGCACTGTTTTAAGGCGAAGACCATTGGAGTTGATTGCCTGGATGTGGAAGCTTTGAAAAAGCTGAACAAAGATCCCAAGCTGACAAAGAAGTTGTCCAAATCTTACGATGTCTTCCTAGCCTCCGAGTCGATAATCAAGCAGATCCCAAGGATACTGGGTCCTGGTCTCACCAATGCGGGCAAGTTTCTCACTCCCTTGAGTCATGCGGAGTCTATGAGCACCAAAATCGAGATACTAGCTACCAAAAAGCTACATATGAAACGGATGGAATGTCTTTCCGTTAATGTCGGCCATGTTGACATGTTCCCAGAGGAACTAGCCCGAAACATAGCAACATCCATTAACTTTTTGGTGTCCTTGCTGAAGGATAACTGGCAGAATGTGCGCTCACTTCATATTAAATCGTCCTTGGGTGTAACCCATCGACTCTATTAA